The following coding sequences lie in one Timaviella obliquedivisa GSE-PSE-MK23-08B genomic window:
- a CDS encoding MFS transporter yields the protein MKPDGKAIAKAKNILRSGLRLLNIRPEESGRAFLMFLFYTLTSVGILWLEVSVAALFLGKYGAASLPWIYIASAAIGSVIGFAYSGLQKILPLRWVLVLTAGLIGLPLFLFGLDLQAAVLGGYTIFLARLWLEAIHVVNELNTSITANQLFTIREVRRAYPLISSGVLAADVVSGFSLPVLRSAIGLPNVIMAAGVMLFIGACILLYLVKAYRPFFPDASRRRTVEKQDFTAIRLRGSLWTYVSLVVVFFVMVQVVAVLLDFQYFSQIELSLDVRIEKIADFMALFSAFLGIVELTTQWFISGRIIERLGVFWIAAVPPALLGFVSFLTLCGILNVFHGTVALKFVDELLRYTLIASIAPVLFHPIPSANRSRIQSMVRGIAEPLVTGLTGVGMLGTISVLKHLHSNNQAQNQSWVFLLFTALTALLWVLTVWFLRSKYVEVLVLSAEQGGHLSLSKADMRGFMRGIVDSLNRSQDESEKKSCINLLAHHDPKSVGEVLSPLLPTFSPALQRQSLQAMLAYPNPAYLGAVKDLIAVQRLHPEVLAVALKFIWHTDGNPDFQVLQAYMKDEVDPVVRGLAASLTLRHGDSNQKGKATGILRRMLTHKQERERVMGCRALGEAVYLQSLRLYIDQLLQDESLRVRCAMLEAIAATQLDDYYDALIRGFHFQSTRDAAKRSLIQLQNEALPLLINLAADPYKSDGVRHQAWMTIGEIGSMESTRALVNHLMTAWGASRRSLLRVLLRLPNEAGIDAVSDVLGRSGVETMMNQEILFLAHLYASLQDLKLETVSTEEAQFLYRALQDSEKDAVECLFLLMQFLYEPSNIQAASLSLQSNARESIAQGLEILDNTIQISSKIVLLNILDRQPTLEKLQILEDFMPYVPMTPSDRLRHLVDLRHLLSDWVLACCFHIASKARWSLTADPTLACLHSPTGFVREAVLNYLKVASPRVLPQILPSLKDDPNPLVSAQVHQLMAELGLNSTPSSKTPPSAREKLRLVERLG from the coding sequence ATGAAACCAGACGGAAAAGCGATCGCCAAAGCCAAAAATATCCTGAGATCTGGGTTGCGGCTGCTCAATATTCGTCCTGAAGAGAGCGGACGGGCGTTCTTGATGTTTCTTTTTTACACGCTCACTTCAGTCGGCATTCTTTGGCTAGAAGTCAGTGTAGCGGCATTGTTTTTGGGAAAGTATGGCGCTGCGTCTTTGCCCTGGATTTATATTGCCAGTGCGGCGATCGGTTCGGTCATTGGATTTGCCTATTCTGGGCTACAAAAAATCTTGCCCCTACGTTGGGTTTTAGTTTTAACAGCAGGGTTGATTGGGTTACCGCTTTTCCTCTTCGGGCTAGATTTACAGGCAGCAGTTTTGGGCGGGTATACCATTTTTTTGGCGCGGCTATGGCTCGAAGCCATCCATGTCGTCAATGAGCTAAATACCTCTATTACTGCCAACCAACTTTTCACTATCCGAGAAGTTCGACGGGCATACCCGCTAATTAGCAGCGGCGTGTTGGCAGCAGATGTAGTCAGCGGCTTTTCGCTACCAGTACTGCGGAGTGCGATCGGGCTGCCCAATGTCATCATGGCAGCAGGTGTGATGCTGTTCATTGGGGCATGTATCTTACTTTATTTGGTAAAAGCCTATCGCCCTTTTTTCCCAGATGCTTCTCGGCGGCGCACCGTTGAAAAGCAAGACTTTACGGCAATTCGTCTACGTGGCTCGTTGTGGACTTATGTGAGCCTGGTTGTCGTCTTTTTTGTGATGGTGCAAGTTGTGGCGGTTTTGCTCGACTTTCAGTACTTTAGTCAGATTGAACTCAGTCTGGATGTACGAATTGAGAAAATTGCCGACTTCATGGCATTATTTAGCGCCTTTCTAGGCATTGTAGAGTTGACAACCCAATGGTTTATTTCAGGGCGAATTATTGAGCGTTTGGGCGTGTTTTGGATTGCGGCTGTACCGCCTGCGCTACTAGGTTTTGTCAGTTTTTTAACCCTCTGTGGCATCTTAAATGTGTTTCATGGAACGGTAGCGCTAAAGTTTGTGGATGAACTTTTGCGATATACCTTGATTGCCAGTATTGCGCCTGTTCTCTTTCATCCCATTCCTAGCGCCAATCGGAGCCGAATTCAATCAATGGTGCGGGGAATTGCAGAGCCACTGGTTACCGGGTTAACTGGGGTAGGAATGTTGGGGACAATTTCGGTGCTGAAACATTTGCACAGTAACAATCAAGCCCAAAATCAGAGTTGGGTATTTCTGCTGTTTACTGCCTTGACCGCGCTGCTGTGGGTTTTGACAGTGTGGTTCCTTCGCTCGAAGTATGTGGAGGTGCTGGTGCTGAGCGCTGAGCAGGGAGGACATTTGAGCTTGTCTAAGGCAGATATGCGAGGTTTTATGAGAGGGATTGTAGACTCGTTGAATCGATCGCAGGACGAAAGCGAAAAGAAATCTTGCATCAATTTATTAGCTCATCATGATCCTAAAAGCGTGGGAGAAGTCCTGTCGCCTTTATTGCCAACTTTTTCTCCGGCGCTCCAGCGGCAGAGTTTACAAGCAATGCTTGCTTACCCTAATCCTGCTTATTTGGGTGCAGTGAAGGACTTGATAGCGGTGCAACGTCTTCATCCTGAGGTGTTAGCGGTGGCACTGAAGTTCATCTGGCATACCGATGGGAATCCTGATTTCCAGGTGCTTCAGGCTTACATGAAAGATGAAGTTGATCCGGTGGTGCGGGGGCTGGCGGCTTCGTTAACTTTGCGTCATGGAGATTCCAATCAGAAGGGAAAAGCAACTGGCATTTTGCGGCGGATGTTGACCCACAAGCAGGAGCGGGAGCGCGTTATGGGGTGTCGGGCGTTGGGTGAAGCCGTTTATCTTCAATCTTTGCGCCTTTACATTGATCAGCTTTTGCAGGATGAATCGCTACGGGTGCGATGTGCCATGCTAGAGGCGATCGCCGCCACTCAACTCGATGATTACTATGACGCATTGATCCGAGGCTTTCACTTTCAATCTACCCGCGATGCAGCCAAGCGATCGCTGATTCAGTTGCAAAACGAAGCCCTGCCGCTGCTAATCAACCTGGCTGCCGATCCTTATAAATCGGATGGCGTGCGCCATCAAGCCTGGATGACCATTGGCGAAATTGGCTCTATGGAGTCAACGCGGGCATTGGTAAATCATCTAATGACCGCTTGGGGAGCTAGCCGCCGGAGTTTACTGCGAGTTTTGCTGCGTCTGCCTAACGAAGCCGGGATTGATGCGGTTTCAGACGTGCTGGGGCGATCGGGGGTAGAAACCATGATGAACCAGGAGATTTTGTTCTTGGCGCATCTTTACGCCAGCCTGCAAGACTTGAAGCTGGAAACTGTCTCCACTGAAGAAGCCCAGTTTCTGTACCGCGCCCTTCAAGATTCTGAAAAAGACGCGGTGGAATGCTTATTTCTGTTAATGCAGTTTTTGTACGAACCCAGCAACATTCAAGCGGCATCTCTAAGTCTGCAATCAAATGCGCGGGAAAGCATAGCGCAGGGATTGGAAATTTTGGATAACACCATTCAAATTTCCAGCAAAATTGTGCTGCTCAATATTCTCGATCGCCAGCCTACCCTAGAGAAACTGCAAATCCTCGAAGATTTTATGCCCTATGTGCCGATGACACCGAGCGATCGCCTCCGGCATTTAGTTGATTTGCGCCATTTACTCTCTGACTGGGTGCTGGCGTGCTGCTTTCACATTGCCAGCAAAGCCCGCTGGAGCCTAACGGCTGACCCGACCTTAGCCTGTTTGCACTCTCCCACTGGATTTGTCCGCGAAGCTGTTTTAAACTACTTGAAAGTTGCCTCGCCTAGAGTTCTTCCTCAAATTTTGCCCTCATTAAAAGATGATCCTAATCCCTTGGTTTCTGCTCAAGTTCATCAATTGATGGCAGAATTAGGGCTGAACTCAACCCCTTCAAGCAAAACGCCGCCTTCTGCTAGAGAAAAACTGCGGTTGGTCGAGCGTCTGGGCTGA
- a CDS encoding tetratricopeptide repeat protein, protein MAVSEKRNNRWFIIIVSGIAAIALIGVPLAASLSGLSQSSPQAASSPSAMASPSAEAQKELEETARGYQAVLQREPNNQTALRGLVDVRIQQRDVKGAIAPLEKLAELNPTEADYGILLAQAKQQLQDREGAAEAYRKILAAQPGNPKALNGLVALLLEQQRPEAAVGVLQDALKTAEEANKIKPDSVDVTAVQMLLGQVYATESRFDEAIAIFDKAIERDRQDYRPIVGKALVLQDQGKDAEAKPLFASAEALAPAQFKDRIKQLAAGQPPTPAAPITSPGADPTPVVSPEASPAPATSPTPNE, encoded by the coding sequence ATTGCTGTGTCTGAGAAACGTAACAACCGCTGGTTTATCATTATTGTCTCTGGAATCGCGGCGATCGCCTTAATTGGCGTGCCTCTGGCGGCTTCCTTAAGTGGACTATCTCAGAGTAGTCCCCAGGCAGCAAGCTCGCCTTCTGCCATGGCGAGCCCTTCTGCTGAGGCACAAAAAGAGTTAGAGGAAACTGCACGGGGTTATCAGGCAGTGCTTCAGCGGGAACCTAATAATCAGACGGCGCTTCGGGGTCTGGTAGATGTACGGATTCAGCAACGAGATGTGAAAGGGGCGATCGCGCCTTTAGAAAAATTAGCAGAACTTAACCCCACCGAGGCAGACTATGGCATTTTGCTAGCTCAAGCTAAGCAGCAGCTTCAGGATCGAGAAGGAGCGGCTGAAGCTTATCGTAAAATTTTGGCGGCTCAGCCTGGTAACCCTAAGGCTTTGAATGGTTTGGTGGCGCTCTTGTTAGAACAGCAGCGACCGGAAGCGGCAGTCGGCGTGTTGCAAGATGCTCTGAAGACGGCTGAGGAAGCAAACAAGATTAAGCCAGATAGTGTGGATGTGACTGCGGTTCAGATGCTTTTGGGGCAAGTTTACGCCACTGAATCGCGGTTTGATGAGGCGATCGCCATTTTTGATAAAGCTATAGAGCGCGATCGGCAAGATTATCGCCCGATCGTGGGTAAAGCGCTTGTTCTGCAAGATCAAGGCAAGGATGCTGAAGCCAAACCTCTCTTTGCTTCTGCTGAAGCTCTGGCTCCTGCCCAATTTAAGGATCGGATTAAACAGCTTGCTGCTGGGCAACCACCTACTCCTGCTGCCCCGATCACCTCTCCGGGCGCAGATCCAACTCCAGTAGTTTCCCCCGAAGCAAGTCCGGCTCCAGCGACGAGCCCGACTCCAAACGAGTAA
- a CDS encoding homocysteine biosynthesis protein has protein sequence MRTIDEINEKIQQKKAIALTVEEVKARVQEVGVAQTAKEVDVVTTGTFEPMESSGAILNIGQTDPPIKIRQCWLDGVSAYSGFGAVDLYLGATQMADYTGMSESSDHEEFRERGGGHVIADLIAGKPVHLKAIGQVTDCYSRASFETTISRDTINQFYLFNPRNLYQNFIVGVNGGDRPLYTYLGCLQPDLGNAVYSNPGALSPLMNDPDLQLVGIGTKIFLGGGVGYVAWEGTQHFSLQKRLPNHTPIGPAATLALIGDAKQMQARWVRGCYFKSYGSSLMLGVGVPLPVLNEEAIAHCAVLDQDLVAPVVDFSIPRRIRPTFGLVSYAQLKSGRITVDGKSVRVAPLASLFLSRQVALELKQWIEAGEFTLTAPTAPIPMDRAFLAQERWGGQINLD, from the coding sequence ATGCGAACGATCGACGAAATTAATGAAAAAATTCAACAGAAAAAGGCGATCGCTCTCACCGTTGAAGAGGTAAAGGCAAGAGTTCAAGAAGTGGGCGTGGCTCAGACAGCAAAAGAAGTAGATGTGGTCACTACAGGCACCTTTGAGCCGATGGAATCTTCTGGCGCTATTCTCAATATTGGGCAAACCGATCCACCCATTAAGATTAGGCAATGCTGGCTGGATGGCGTATCGGCATACTCTGGATTTGGCGCAGTCGATTTGTATTTGGGCGCGACCCAGATGGCAGATTACACGGGCATGAGCGAATCTTCAGATCACGAGGAATTCCGTGAACGGGGCGGCGGTCATGTCATTGCCGATTTGATTGCCGGAAAACCCGTGCATTTGAAGGCGATCGGGCAAGTCACAGATTGCTATTCGCGTGCTTCTTTTGAAACCACCATTAGCCGCGACACCATTAACCAGTTCTATCTCTTCAACCCGCGTAATCTTTACCAAAATTTTATTGTAGGAGTCAATGGGGGCGATCGCCCCCTTTACACTTACCTTGGTTGCCTTCAGCCCGATTTAGGCAACGCTGTCTACTCCAACCCCGGTGCCCTTTCCCCTCTCATGAACGATCCCGACTTGCAGTTAGTCGGCATTGGCACCAAGATCTTCTTGGGCGGTGGCGTGGGCTATGTGGCATGGGAAGGCACTCAGCACTTTTCGCTGCAAAAGCGTTTGCCTAACCACACACCTATTGGTCCGGCAGCAACGCTAGCGCTCATTGGCGATGCCAAACAAATGCAGGCTCGCTGGGTTCGAGGCTGTTATTTCAAAAGCTATGGCTCGTCTCTGATGCTGGGCGTAGGCGTTCCTTTACCGGTGTTAAATGAGGAAGCGATCGCCCATTGTGCCGTCCTCGACCAAGATTTGGTTGCCCCTGTAGTCGATTTTTCGATTCCTCGACGCATTCGTCCCACGTTTGGCTTAGTGAGCTATGCCCAACTCAAATCTGGACGAATCACAGTAGATGGCAAATCTGTGCGAGTTGCCCCCCTTGCTAGCCTTTTTCTATCGCGTCAGGTGGCACTAGAGCTAAAGCAGTGGATCGAAGCAGGAGAATTTACTCTCACTGCACCAACCGCCCCAATTCCTATGGACAGAGCATTTCTGGCACAAGAACGATGGGGCGGTCAGATTAATCTAGATTAA
- a CDS encoding homoserine kinase produces the protein MMVTITVPATTANLGPGFDCLGAALSLYNRFQFSLLLADEKAVVIEVTGLEADLVARDESNLAYRAFTYFYQQIEQAPPPIHLAIALEVPLARGLGSSATAIVAGLLGANELAGSPVSQDRVMEMAIALEGHPDNVVPALIGGCRLSASGSISSKDSGWTICEVPWHSDIVPIVAIPNFELSTTEARRILPQSYSRADAIFNMAHLGLLLRGLETGRADWLSTALQDRIHQPYRQQLIRGYEAVQRGAIAAGAYGMVISGAGPTLLAIAPIDQAANVEQRMAIAWTEEGVDVQTQILQLDTTGAVVH, from the coding sequence TTGATGGTTACCATTACTGTTCCGGCTACTACCGCTAATTTGGGTCCTGGGTTTGATTGCTTGGGCGCGGCTCTAAGCCTCTACAATCGCTTTCAGTTTTCGTTACTGTTGGCTGATGAAAAGGCTGTAGTGATTGAGGTGACTGGACTTGAGGCAGATTTGGTAGCCAGGGATGAAAGTAATTTGGCTTATCGGGCGTTTACTTATTTCTATCAGCAGATTGAGCAAGCCCCACCGCCTATCCATTTGGCGATCGCCCTAGAAGTTCCCCTAGCGCGAGGGTTAGGCAGTTCTGCAACGGCGATCGTGGCGGGACTATTGGGCGCAAATGAGTTGGCAGGATCGCCTGTCTCGCAAGATAGGGTAATGGAAATGGCGATCGCCCTGGAAGGACATCCCGATAATGTGGTTCCGGCACTGATCGGTGGCTGTCGGCTATCAGCATCAGGCTCAATATCAAGCAAAGACTCGGGCTGGACAATCTGTGAAGTTCCTTGGCACAGTGATATTGTGCCAATTGTGGCAATTCCCAACTTTGAACTCTCAACTACTGAGGCTCGACGGATATTGCCCCAAAGCTATAGTCGGGCAGATGCAATTTTCAATATGGCGCACTTGGGGCTATTGCTACGAGGCTTAGAAACAGGGCGGGCAGACTGGCTCAGCACAGCCCTACAAGACCGAATTCATCAACCTTATCGACAGCAGTTGATCCGGGGGTATGAGGCGGTGCAACGAGGGGCGATCGCGGCTGGAGCCTATGGCATGGTCATTAGTGGCGCTGGTCCAACCCTGTTGGCGATCGCTCCTATTGACCAGGCGGCTAACGTAGAGCAGAGAATGGCGATCGCTTGGACAGAAGAAGGGGTCGATGTACAGACTCAGATTTTGCAGCTAGATACCACTGGGGCAGTTGTGCACTAA
- a CDS encoding DUF4160 domain-containing protein, which yields MPTVLRVRSYRFYFYSHEPNEPPHIHIDRNSLSAKFWLEEVGLATNIGFSAKELRILHSLVKEHQKILLEAWYGYFGNSG from the coding sequence ATGCCAACAGTTCTTAGAGTAAGGTCTTATCGCTTCTACTTTTACAGCCATGAACCAAATGAGCCACCTCATATTCACATCGATCGGAACTCATTATCAGCTAAGTTCTGGCTAGAAGAAGTCGGCTTAGCAACTAATATCGGCTTTAGCGCTAAGGAGCTACGGATTTTGCATTCTCTTGTAAAAGAGCATCAGAAAATTTTGTTGGAGGCGTGGTATGGGTATTTTGGCAATTCGGGCTGA
- a CDS encoding DUF2442 domain-containing protein, which yields MGILAIRADERVKDVHFTQDSITVDLIDGRTITVPLVWYPRLLNATSQQRLQWEICGGGYGIHWEEIDEDLSTEGMLRGAPAPKADSLPSQGLSSQAP from the coding sequence ATGGGTATTTTGGCAATTCGGGCTGATGAGAGAGTTAAAGATGTCCATTTTACACAGGACTCAATTACTGTTGATCTCATAGATGGTCGAACTATTACAGTACCACTCGTCTGGTATCCGAGACTGTTAAACGCTACCTCTCAACAGCGGCTGCAATGGGAAATTTGTGGCGGCGGTTACGGCATTCACTGGGAAGAAATTGATGAAGATCTAAGCACTGAAGGGATGTTGCGGGGCGCGCCTGCTCCCAAAGCAGACAGCCTCCCGTCCCAGGGACTTTCTTCGCAAGCTCCTTGA
- the petD gene encoding cytochrome b6-f complex subunit IV, giving the protein MATQKKPDLADPILREKLMKGMGHNYYGEPAWPNDLLYIFPVVILGTIACCVALAVLDPALVGEPANPFATPLEILPEWYLYPVFQLLRILPNKLLGVACMAAVPLGLILVPFIENVNKFQNPFRRPLATTLFLFGTVFTLWLGIGATFPISKSLTLGLF; this is encoded by the coding sequence ATGGCAACCCAAAAGAAGCCGGATCTAGCCGATCCAATTTTGCGTGAGAAGCTCATGAAAGGCATGGGTCACAACTATTATGGTGAACCCGCTTGGCCTAACGACCTTCTCTACATTTTCCCCGTCGTAATTTTAGGAACGATCGCCTGTTGCGTCGCTCTAGCCGTTCTTGACCCTGCATTGGTCGGCGAACCTGCTAATCCCTTCGCAACGCCTCTAGAAATTCTTCCAGAGTGGTATTTGTACCCTGTTTTTCAACTTCTCCGCATTCTGCCTAACAAGCTTCTTGGCGTTGCTTGCATGGCTGCTGTACCGTTAGGCTTGATCTTGGTTCCCTTCATTGAGAACGTCAACAAGTTTCAGAATCCTTTCCGTCGTCCCCTTGCTACTACGCTCTTCCTATTTGGAACCGTCTTTACGCTATGGTTGGGCATTGGTGCAACCTTCCCTATCAGCAAGTCTTTAACTTTGGGCTTGTTCTAA
- a CDS encoding cytochrome b6, with translation MFTKQVTDSKTFQWFEERLEIQALADDISSKYVPPHVNIFYCLGGITLTCFIIQFATGFAMTFYYKPTVTEAFESVQYLMTDVSFGWLIRSIHRWSASMMVLMMILHVFRVYLTGGFKKPRELTWVTGVILAVITVSFGVTGYSLPWDQVGYWAVKIVSGVPEAIPVVGHLIADLLRGGTSVGQSTLTRYYSAHTFVLPWFIAVFMLLHFLMIRKQGISGPL, from the coding sequence ATGTTTACAAAGCAAGTAACCGACTCAAAAACCTTCCAGTGGTTTGAGGAGCGTCTCGAAATCCAGGCGCTTGCCGATGACATTAGCAGCAAGTACGTTCCTCCTCATGTCAATATTTTTTATTGCTTGGGCGGCATTACGCTGACCTGCTTTATCATCCAGTTCGCCACTGGCTTTGCGATGACCTTCTACTACAAACCTACTGTTACCGAAGCCTTTGAATCGGTGCAGTACCTGATGACTGACGTTAGCTTTGGTTGGCTCATCCGCTCTATTCACCGCTGGTCTGCCAGCATGATGGTTCTGATGATGATTCTCCATGTCTTCCGTGTTTACCTAACTGGCGGCTTCAAAAAGCCCCGTGAGTTAACCTGGGTAACAGGCGTAATCTTAGCTGTCATTACTGTTTCATTTGGCGTGACAGGCTACTCTCTACCTTGGGATCAAGTTGGATATTGGGCGGTCAAGATTGTATCGGGCGTACCTGAAGCAATCCCCGTGGTTGGACACCTCATTGCTGACCTGTTGCGCGGCGGCACTAGCGTCGGTCAATCAACCCTGACTCGCTACTACAGCGCTCACACCTTCGTTTTGCCCTGGTTCATTGCAGTCTTCATGCTGCTTCACTTTTTGATGATTCGCAAGCAAGGCATCTCTGGCCCTCTGTAA
- a CDS encoding 1-acyl-sn-glycerol-3-phosphate acyltransferase, with protein sequence MVQTPFYPPKRNFYLIWLAQKVLPWVARLIMQVDLVVAPESLALLRKLKGKPYLVLCNHPTFHDPMVMFLLSARLGVSFYYLAAYEQFQDQVQRWFYQRLGAYSIRRGLADRSSIAYTVALMQKRDCRLVIFPEGGCSFQNDTIMPFRSGGVQMALQAMTKQVKRGKKVQDFYVVPVSLKYRYTGDMTEAIAHALNQLEQALNLSQQGDYYQRLRAIAAQLLRRYEQEYGITPPASTNWNQRIAVLKFQALQQCELRLGLTPAPHEPHRERVYRIRHILSSRINTLLPDGTDGWDIIRKASLRMLNFDAIYDGYVAAHPTPERFLDTLVRFEREVFDIDQPQPKGHRQAILQVGEPVNLKDYFQAYVQDRSATVDSLLQQFQIMMQKNLNELSERSPRFAQGSPKLKKLPSQKDLKP encoded by the coding sequence ATGGTTCAGACACCGTTCTATCCTCCAAAACGTAATTTCTATCTCATCTGGCTTGCTCAAAAAGTCTTGCCATGGGTCGCAAGGCTTATCATGCAGGTCGATTTGGTGGTTGCACCAGAGTCGTTGGCACTCCTACGAAAACTGAAGGGAAAACCTTATCTGGTTTTGTGCAATCATCCAACTTTCCACGACCCTATGGTAATGTTTTTGCTGTCGGCTCGGCTGGGAGTGTCGTTTTATTACTTGGCAGCCTACGAACAATTTCAAGATCAGGTACAGCGCTGGTTTTATCAACGCTTGGGAGCTTACTCCATTCGGCGAGGGCTTGCCGATCGCTCCAGCATCGCCTATACCGTTGCCCTGATGCAAAAGCGTGACTGTCGATTAGTAATTTTCCCCGAAGGAGGATGCTCGTTTCAAAACGATACCATCATGCCTTTTCGCTCTGGGGGCGTGCAAATGGCGCTCCAGGCAATGACCAAGCAGGTCAAGCGGGGCAAAAAAGTGCAAGATTTTTACGTGGTTCCCGTCAGCCTCAAGTATCGCTATACCGGAGATATGACAGAGGCGATCGCCCACGCTCTTAACCAACTCGAACAAGCCCTTAATCTTTCTCAACAAGGCGACTACTACCAGCGCCTCCGAGCTATTGCCGCCCAGCTTTTGCGCCGCTACGAACAGGAGTATGGCATCACTCCACCTGCTAGCACCAATTGGAACCAGCGCATTGCTGTCCTGAAATTCCAAGCCCTCCAGCAATGCGAACTAAGACTGGGCTTAACGCCTGCCCCTCACGAGCCCCATCGAGAGCGCGTCTACCGGATTCGCCACATTCTCTCTTCTCGTATCAATACGCTGCTGCCCGATGGCACAGATGGCTGGGACATAATTCGTAAAGCGAGTCTGCGAATGCTTAACTTCGATGCTATTTACGACGGCTACGTGGCTGCTCACCCCACGCCCGAACGCTTTTTAGATACGTTAGTCCGGTTTGAACGTGAGGTATTTGACATTGACCAACCGCAACCTAAAGGGCATCGGCAAGCCATTTTACAAGTCGGCGAACCCGTGAACCTGAAAGATTATTTTCAGGCTTATGTTCAAGATCGTTCAGCCACAGTTGATTCATTACTCCAGCAGTTTCAGATAATGATGCAGAAGAATTTGAACGAATTATCAGAGCGATCGCCTCGGTTCGCCCAAGGTTCGCCTAAACTGAAGAAGCTGCCATCACAAAAGGATCTAAAACCCTAA
- a CDS encoding transaldolase gives MSNLLEQLKSMTTVVADTGDIRAIEQFTPRDATTNPSLITAAAQMPEYQEIVDQTLTQASQDAGQDASAEEIATLAFDRLAVSFGLKILEIIPGRVSTEVDARLSYDTEATIAKAHQIIAQYEAAGVSRDRVLIKIASTWEGIKAAESLEKEGIHCNLTLLFGLHQAIACAEAGITLISPFVGRILDWHKKETGKDSYAPAEDPGVVSVTTIYNYYKKFGYNTEVMGASFRNLGEIIELAGCDLLTISPALLAELKASTDSLPRKLDPAKAADMAIEKISIDRATFDEMHASDRMATDKLEEGISGFTKALVSLEQLLAERLERLQSQESTPPAAADVFLVYDLDGDGFITREEWLGTDAVFDAMDLNKDGKLSAEEMGAGLGTMLHLAKA, from the coding sequence ATGTCTAATTTGTTAGAGCAATTGAAATCCATGACCACTGTCGTTGCTGATACGGGAGACATTCGGGCAATTGAGCAGTTTACGCCACGCGATGCCACTACCAATCCTTCATTGATCACAGCAGCGGCACAAATGCCGGAGTATCAAGAGATTGTTGATCAAACCTTAACTCAAGCGAGTCAGGATGCTGGACAAGATGCAAGTGCAGAGGAAATTGCGACTTTAGCGTTCGATCGCCTTGCTGTTTCATTTGGGCTAAAGATTCTAGAAATTATCCCGGGTCGGGTTTCTACAGAAGTCGATGCTCGCTTGTCCTACGATACCGAAGCCACGATCGCCAAAGCCCATCAGATTATTGCCCAGTATGAAGCAGCGGGTGTATCGCGCGATCGCGTCTTGATTAAAATTGCCTCGACTTGGGAAGGTATCAAGGCGGCTGAATCCTTAGAAAAAGAAGGAATTCACTGTAACCTGACGCTTTTATTTGGACTGCATCAAGCGATCGCCTGTGCCGAGGCAGGAATCACCTTAATTTCTCCTTTCGTCGGGCGAATTTTAGATTGGCACAAAAAAGAGACTGGCAAAGACAGCTATGCTCCTGCCGAAGATCCGGGCGTGGTCTCAGTCACAACCATCTATAACTACTACAAAAAGTTTGGCTACAACACCGAAGTGATGGGAGCCAGTTTCCGCAACTTAGGCGAAATCATTGAATTAGCAGGCTGCGATCTACTGACCATCTCTCCTGCACTTTTGGCAGAACTAAAGGCAAGCACTGATAGTTTGCCTCGCAAGCTTGACCCAGCAAAGGCAGCGGATATGGCGATCGAAAAAATCTCCATCGACAGAGCGACCTTTGACGAAATGCACGCTAGCGATCGGATGGCAACAGACAAACTAGAAGAGGGGATTAGCGGCTTTACTAAAGCACTAGTTTCCCTGGAACAGCTTCTAGCCGAGCGTCTGGAGCGCTTACAAAGCCAAGAATCTACTCCTCCTGCGGCAGCCGACGTTTTCCTGGTCTATGACTTAGATGGCGATGGCTTTATTACCCGCGAAGAGTGGCTGGGCACTGATGCGGTATTTGACGCGATGGATCTTAATAAAGACGGCAAGCTTAGCGCCGAAGAAATGGGCGCAGGCTTAGGCACAATGCTGCACTTGGCGAAAGCCTAG